The genomic segment AGGTCCGCCGTTCCTTCGATCAGCTGGCCGACGATCGCCCCTCTTCGTTCGATCATCTCCGGCAATTTGCGCAGCTGAATCAGGCCGAACACGGCTGCCAGATCAGTCTGGTTAAAATTCAGCGTCGCCTGCATGTTCGTCGCGCCTTCCGGTAAAAAATGCGGCTTGCCCCGGTCGGCCATCCTTCTCGCCGACTGGTAAAGCGCCTCATCCCGGGTGAAGACCATGCCGCCCTGCCCCCCCGAGCTGTGGTTCTTCCCCGAATTCGTCGAAAAGGCCGATAGGTCGCCAAAACTCCCCGCCAGCTGACCCTTGAACCGCGCACCGTGAGCCTGCGCACAGTCTTCGATCACCGGTATCCCATGCCGCCCCGCCAGCTCCATGATCCCGCCCATGTCGGCCGGTTCGCCCGCGATATGCGGCACAATAATCGCACTTGTGCGCGGCGAAATCAGCGCCTCGACCTGCTCCGGACCCGTGTTGAAGCTGCCCGGCGCAGAGTCGGCAATCATCGGGATCATGCTCTGCAATGGAATCGGCATTATCCCGCCCGGGTCCGTAAAGGGGCCGATGATGACCTCGCTGAACGCCTCCAACTCCAGCGCCAGCAGCGCCACGTAGATCGCCGCCGACCCCGAGCTTACCGCGTCCGCGTACCCGCCCCCCAGGTACTCCGCAAACGCCGCACAATACGCCTCCTCCTCCTCACCTTGGTAGGCGCCGAGCGTACCCGTGGCAAGTACCTTGTCCATGTACGCGCCGATCGCGTCCCTTTCTTCGCTATCAATATGCCCGCGCGGCGGCAACGGCGCTTCCCGCACCGGGGATCCACCATGTATGGCCAGCCTATCCGTACCGTTTCCCATTTCTCAATCCTCCAGAGTGTATTCGAAGCGGCTGCAGACCGCCAGGTCGCCCAGCCAGGCGGGGACCTCCACATCCGGCCCCGAGCGCACAATCCATAGCTCCTTC from the Gemmatimonadota bacterium genome contains:
- a CDS encoding DegT/DnrJ/EryC1/StrS family aminotransferase; the encoded protein is MGNGTDRLAIHGGSPVREAPLPPRGHIDSEERDAIGAYMDKVLATGTLGAYQGEEEEAYCAAFAEYLGGGYADAVSSGSAAIYVALLALELEAFSEVIIGPFTDPGGIMPIPLQSMIPMIADSAPGSFNTGPEQVEALISPRTSAIIVPHIAGEPADMGGIMELAGRHGIPVIEDCAQAHGARFKGQLAGSFGDLSAFSTNSGKNHSSGGQGGMVFTRDEALYQSARRMADRGKPHFLPEGATNMQATLNFNQTDLAAVFGLIQLRKLPEMIERRGAIVGQLIEGTADLEMIALSQPAREVESSYWFIPVAFYPERSACDKETFCASLRAEGLPVTDDYRYGMPHRQSWYTERRV